In a single window of the Streptomyces sp. NBC_00353 genome:
- a CDS encoding peptidylprolyl isomerase, which produces MTALAAAALVVSGGSTTASAYDAPPRTTHGPCQYTQTPDEPAARPVPLPPDPRHTPSHGTVDMAVRTSQGPLPLSLDRAKAPCTVQSFVHLARHRFYDRTVCHRLTAYPTLKVLQCGDPTGTGEGGPGYEYKDELPVDLPPAPSDPTGVRRLYGRGLLAMANAGPNTNGSQFFVVYGNSALRPNYTVFGTVGAAGLKTLDKIAAGGIEPTSQDPKPVDGTPVLRTELLSVRPSCRP; this is translated from the coding sequence ATGACCGCATTGGCGGCAGCAGCGTTGGTCGTGTCCGGGGGCAGCACCACCGCCTCCGCTTACGATGCCCCGCCGCGAACCACGCACGGTCCTTGCCAGTACACCCAGACCCCGGACGAGCCGGCGGCGCGGCCGGTTCCGCTGCCGCCCGACCCGCGGCACACCCCCAGTCACGGCACGGTCGATATGGCTGTCCGGACCAGCCAGGGACCGCTCCCGCTGAGTCTGGACCGGGCGAAGGCGCCGTGCACGGTCCAGAGCTTCGTGCACCTGGCGCGGCACCGGTTCTACGACCGTACTGTGTGCCATCGGCTGACGGCGTATCCGACGCTGAAGGTCTTGCAGTGTGGCGACCCGACCGGCACTGGCGAGGGTGGGCCGGGGTACGAGTACAAGGACGAGCTGCCGGTGGACCTGCCGCCGGCACCGAGCGATCCGACCGGCGTCCGTCGCCTTTACGGGCGCGGTTTGCTGGCGATGGCCAACGCCGGGCCGAACACGAACGGTTCGCAGTTCTTCGTCGTCTACGGCAACTCCGCGCTGCGACCGAACTACACGGTGTTCGGCACTGTCGGTGCCGCCGGCCTGAAGACGCTCGACAAGATCGCTGCTGGCGGCATCGAGCCAACTTCGCAGGACCCGAAGCCTGTCGACGGCACGCCCGTGCTGCGGACCGAGCTGCTCAGCGTCCGGCCGTCCTGCCGGCCCTGA
- a CDS encoding putative dsRNA-binding protein: MNHWVGIVALRDAPSSVPTPLHRMATAIETARRIRTYSLGTGRKVLHADLRDALRAVGRRYSLANDSARAAASFRAVRFFPDHTDAWRDLPWWLQQELARELGASLPVQRSAIAVQARRSPRQQPITGKPQRRAGSVTSTTSVVERVGLEPMDVVRPLLTDPGAPFDVIDLGAVLEGDLAAAGLSVADDPAHARWLRIATLHASYVYEDVHGPAGLLTLHTLNMLGSLGGAWLDLLVLDALAGDPKVQDKDEGTQSARLAHHRKEAVRQLGAWAAAAGFAHLGRGQAQSETVSVAETLALQVVGALVLIGADEPARRLVAAKTMDAGRGAGAGVPQRDWITLVQERPYVRGMRWSYDTEGPDHDRTFTATLHVDDGRTASATGGSKKAARQAAAHAFLIRYDPAAASAVPAPRRAPAPVGPSCYEVDEPGHGKAICDLRQGFGLARTSEPWLAQALTHKSWAYENPGLVERAHQRSNSLLAHAGSHVARALMAYERAREAASRGLRPAAEEARIGSVGNAECGRLGEELRLTPAMLIGTGERRNRRSDPGEGAAQAVLAVAWRQLGARLLTRRPYVLHTWLTTLDQGLDPMTQLQNVCSRFGFRLHEPEFYVRGEDHAEERYCELVLTCGEENIRWAGTPVMGGKTTAKQRAAQEFLALLHAHASGSTGTWSAEETRVLRGVLRQQLYQAPHLPAKERLNCARDGVLGLDLLASTDPEGFRAWAHRTQTLVGDLPQDTLDDLTRFYTQCLTQVRYSDDSSLRTALRSVAAGAADVSTRLAAAAALRAATAEHPADLRGLLAAWWAQTAETALVRLSDGTGQRGVLALTAVEAGALREALGWAAEAARAVNRPMSVELTIDTDRLYVLVGIDGVNVPKTCARLLPLLDEIVPSMRCTVAEDSLLFHWRQLDGSSDLDETALGVAGLTALSEPLPVPADLKRQARDASPSRLD, translated from the coding sequence ATGAACCACTGGGTTGGAATTGTCGCGCTGCGTGACGCGCCGAGTTCCGTGCCGACGCCGCTGCACAGGATGGCGACGGCGATCGAGACAGCCCGCCGGATCCGCACCTACAGCCTGGGCACGGGGCGCAAGGTGCTTCACGCCGACTTGCGCGATGCACTGCGAGCTGTCGGCCGGCGCTACTCCTTGGCGAACGACTCGGCGCGGGCGGCTGCCTCGTTCCGCGCGGTGCGCTTCTTCCCGGACCACACGGATGCGTGGCGGGATCTGCCGTGGTGGCTGCAGCAGGAACTGGCCAGGGAACTGGGGGCGTCGCTGCCGGTGCAGCGCAGTGCCATCGCTGTGCAGGCCCGCCGGTCTCCTCGGCAGCAGCCGATCACAGGGAAGCCGCAGCGGCGGGCCGGGTCCGTGACTTCGACGACGTCCGTCGTCGAGCGGGTGGGGCTGGAGCCGATGGACGTTGTACGTCCGCTGTTGACGGACCCCGGGGCGCCGTTCGACGTTATCGACTTGGGCGCCGTGCTGGAAGGGGATCTCGCGGCGGCCGGTCTGAGCGTGGCTGACGATCCCGCGCACGCGCGGTGGCTGCGGATCGCGACCCTGCACGCGAGTTACGTCTATGAGGACGTGCATGGCCCTGCGGGCCTGCTCACGCTGCACACCCTGAACATGCTTGGTTCGCTGGGCGGGGCGTGGCTGGACCTCCTGGTCCTGGACGCCCTCGCGGGGGATCCGAAAGTCCAGGACAAGGACGAGGGCACGCAGTCGGCTCGCCTGGCCCACCATCGCAAGGAAGCAGTGCGGCAGCTCGGAGCCTGGGCGGCGGCTGCTGGCTTCGCTCACCTGGGGCGCGGGCAAGCGCAGAGTGAGACGGTGAGCGTTGCCGAGACGTTGGCTCTGCAGGTCGTAGGGGCTCTCGTCCTGATCGGCGCGGATGAGCCGGCGCGCAGGCTGGTCGCGGCGAAGACCATGGACGCGGGACGGGGTGCGGGGGCCGGCGTCCCGCAGCGCGATTGGATCACGCTTGTCCAGGAGCGGCCGTACGTCCGCGGCATGCGGTGGTCGTACGACACTGAGGGCCCGGACCACGACAGGACGTTCACCGCCACGCTCCACGTGGACGACGGGCGTACGGCGAGTGCGACCGGCGGTTCGAAGAAGGCCGCGCGCCAGGCCGCGGCCCACGCCTTTTTGATCCGTTACGATCCTGCGGCTGCCTCCGCCGTACCGGCGCCCCGGCGTGCCCCCGCCCCCGTCGGCCCCTCGTGCTACGAGGTCGACGAGCCGGGCCACGGGAAGGCGATATGCGACCTTCGGCAGGGATTCGGCCTGGCGAGAACGTCCGAGCCATGGCTGGCCCAGGCCCTCACCCACAAATCCTGGGCCTATGAGAACCCTGGCCTAGTCGAGAGGGCCCACCAGCGGAGCAACTCCCTGCTGGCGCACGCGGGTTCGCACGTGGCCCGGGCCCTCATGGCCTACGAGAGGGCGCGCGAGGCGGCGTCCCGGGGACTGCGGCCCGCTGCCGAGGAAGCACGGATCGGTTCGGTCGGCAACGCGGAGTGCGGCCGTCTCGGTGAGGAACTCCGCCTGACGCCAGCCATGCTCATCGGCACCGGTGAACGCCGCAACCGGCGCTCCGATCCCGGAGAGGGCGCCGCCCAGGCCGTGCTGGCCGTCGCCTGGCGGCAGCTCGGCGCGCGGCTCCTCACCCGGCGCCCGTACGTGTTGCACACGTGGCTCACCACTTTGGACCAGGGCCTCGACCCGATGACGCAGCTGCAGAACGTGTGCAGCCGCTTCGGTTTCCGCCTGCACGAGCCGGAGTTCTACGTCCGCGGTGAGGACCACGCCGAGGAGCGGTACTGCGAGCTCGTCCTCACCTGCGGCGAGGAGAACATCCGCTGGGCGGGCACCCCAGTCATGGGAGGCAAGACCACGGCCAAGCAGCGCGCCGCACAAGAGTTCCTCGCCCTACTGCACGCCCACGCTTCCGGTAGCACCGGTACGTGGTCCGCGGAGGAGACCCGTGTCCTGCGCGGCGTTCTGCGCCAACAGCTCTACCAGGCACCCCACTTGCCGGCGAAGGAGCGCCTGAACTGCGCACGCGACGGTGTCCTGGGCCTGGACCTCCTGGCGTCCACAGACCCGGAGGGCTTCCGCGCCTGGGCGCACCGAACACAGACACTGGTGGGAGACCTTCCCCAGGACACCCTCGACGACCTGACCCGCTTCTACACCCAGTGCCTGACCCAGGTCCGTTACAGCGACGACTCCTCCCTGCGCACCGCACTGCGGAGCGTCGCTGCCGGTGCAGCGGATGTGTCCACGCGTCTCGCGGCCGCGGCGGCACTCCGCGCCGCGACGGCGGAGCACCCCGCGGACCTGCGGGGCCTCCTGGCCGCATGGTGGGCTCAGACGGCGGAAACGGCACTCGTCCGGCTGTCCGACGGCACGGGCCAGCGCGGCGTCCTGGCGCTGACCGCTGTGGAGGCCGGCGCGCTGAGGGAAGCCCTGGGCTGGGCGGCGGAGGCGGCTAGGGCGGTGAACCGTCCCATGTCGGTGGAACTGACGATCGACACAGACCGCCTGTACGTACTCGTGGGCATCGACGGCGTGAACGTCCCGAAGACCTGCGCCCGTCTCCTCCCCTTGCTTGATGAGATCGTCCCGTCGATGCGCTGCACGGTGGCCGAGGACAGCCTCCTTTTCCATTGGCGACAGCTGGATGGCTCCAGTGATCTCGACGAGACCGCTCTGGGCGTGGCGGGCTTGACGGCGCTTTCCGAGCCGCTGCCGGTACCGGCCGATCTCAAGCGGCAAGCTCGGGACGCGTCGCCTTCCCGCCTTGATTAA
- a CDS encoding protein kinase domain-containing protein codes for MEDVRELLAEYGQCHSDEVSARDRHRLLVNVVAALIRHTEAEATVDYHSPDDPAVFFELAGRDYAITVTAASGTDAAESARAAVRALDQRDLGPGVRWVLVCARTPGSAVDDGLRAVLGARGVLLDRDHLEAAVCALAPLAALIRSAFRTPRPPYTPLHELLLQEPEEPAPSLSLPTRPSGPVTVPTWTEPGIVVSVVLAGEDWPLPPSGLAWESAERALITTEAGLAEVDLQRGGGRWRLPLPGVHGAAVVLPDGAVCVPCGPAVVMWRDGELRAVGGGFEANASPLLGPDASVWVLSGSGATFGAGTGSTLALTRLSDEVGDQQRFSIAFDAAVRSADWLDGRRFFLAAGGHSTVVDLAVGTSVGGREDWTLTPVSYPGHMACTGTDTVLVAGRAGSGIGVELHTVDAAARKSDPVAAVQLGEVFGLAQAPEGGLAYLLGSLPTNDVGVVHPVLVKITGHAPAVSPAVEEEPAPTPAADPYAAVRQQACGNRGDYALEKFPMPGGEGGMGIVHEAVHKPTGTVVAFKKPRSLREQLTARMLREIEVAQALGGNRHVMPVLDSSPRAEWFVMPLAQDTAERLQPQLQHDSQELRALVNAVAAALADAHRLDYLHRDIKPANILRLEGRWVLGDWGIVRRPRGHTTNPKRTGTKIGTAEFGAPELSVDPHNATPSSDIFSLGKVIGWLLTGTEPEANVPLLPAPGPWRSVVRQCTYRDPLQRPQTIAEFLDLVERETSPHIDLPIARAQQLVPAAQEGDTNAAGQLLALAADHSDDYELYLDVLPNLEVEGAAPLLLANPEQALTLVHAMTGHVQGDGNSQPHWNESKRAIAWLRGVAVCAAREEQWELLEEAARGMCTWDAASNEWDQHDAIRDWLRRLRGQAAQILAAVLRDHPDSAGHFADLMRERTVDMAIRSAINSATSG; via the coding sequence ATGGAGGACGTACGGGAGCTACTGGCCGAGTACGGTCAGTGTCACAGTGACGAGGTGTCGGCGAGGGACAGACACCGGCTCCTGGTCAACGTGGTCGCGGCCCTGATCCGGCACACCGAGGCCGAGGCGACGGTGGACTACCACTCGCCCGATGATCCGGCCGTGTTCTTCGAACTCGCCGGACGCGACTACGCGATCACCGTGACGGCTGCGTCAGGCACCGATGCGGCAGAGTCGGCCAGGGCCGCGGTGCGGGCCCTCGATCAGCGGGACCTGGGTCCTGGCGTGCGGTGGGTCCTGGTGTGTGCGAGGACTCCGGGCAGTGCGGTGGACGATGGCCTGCGCGCAGTCCTGGGCGCGCGGGGTGTACTGCTCGACCGCGACCATCTGGAGGCCGCCGTGTGCGCCCTCGCCCCGCTCGCGGCGCTGATCCGGTCGGCGTTCCGCACGCCGCGGCCTCCGTACACCCCGCTGCACGAACTCCTGCTGCAGGAGCCGGAGGAGCCTGCCCCCTCCCTGTCCTTGCCGACGCGGCCATCCGGACCGGTCACCGTGCCGACCTGGACGGAGCCGGGCATCGTGGTCTCCGTAGTCCTAGCCGGAGAGGACTGGCCGCTGCCGCCGAGCGGGCTTGCCTGGGAGTCGGCCGAGCGGGCGCTGATCACCACCGAGGCCGGGCTGGCCGAGGTCGATCTGCAGCGTGGCGGGGGGCGGTGGCGGCTACCGCTGCCCGGCGTGCATGGCGCCGCTGTCGTGCTGCCAGACGGAGCCGTGTGCGTACCGTGCGGGCCTGCGGTGGTGATGTGGCGCGACGGCGAACTGCGGGCGGTGGGCGGGGGGTTCGAGGCGAACGCAAGCCCACTTCTCGGCCCCGACGCGAGCGTGTGGGTTCTTTCCGGATCCGGGGCGACGTTCGGCGCTGGCACCGGCTCGACCCTTGCGCTCACGCGTCTGAGCGATGAGGTCGGCGATCAGCAGCGGTTCTCCATCGCCTTCGACGCGGCAGTGCGGTCGGCCGACTGGCTTGACGGACGGCGCTTCTTCCTTGCCGCCGGCGGCCACAGCACCGTCGTCGACCTCGCCGTCGGCACGAGCGTCGGCGGGCGGGAGGACTGGACGCTGACGCCGGTGTCCTACCCGGGCCATATGGCCTGCACGGGGACTGACACGGTCCTGGTTGCCGGGCGGGCCGGATCCGGTATCGGCGTGGAACTGCACACCGTCGACGCGGCGGCCCGCAAGAGCGACCCGGTGGCCGCGGTGCAGCTCGGCGAAGTGTTCGGACTCGCCCAGGCGCCAGAGGGCGGGCTCGCCTACCTGCTGGGTTCGCTGCCGACGAACGATGTCGGCGTCGTCCACCCCGTGCTGGTGAAGATCACCGGCCACGCCCCTGCCGTCTCCCCCGCGGTCGAGGAGGAACCGGCGCCGACTCCCGCTGCTGATCCGTACGCCGCGGTGCGTCAGCAGGCTTGCGGCAATCGCGGCGACTACGCCCTGGAGAAGTTCCCGATGCCGGGCGGCGAGGGCGGTATGGGGATCGTCCACGAGGCCGTGCACAAGCCGACGGGCACCGTCGTCGCCTTCAAGAAGCCAAGGTCGCTGCGCGAGCAGCTGACCGCACGGATGCTGCGCGAGATCGAGGTCGCCCAGGCCCTCGGCGGCAACCGCCACGTCATGCCGGTCCTCGACTCAAGCCCGCGGGCCGAGTGGTTCGTCATGCCGCTGGCCCAGGACACCGCCGAACGCCTCCAGCCCCAGCTGCAGCACGACAGCCAGGAACTGCGAGCCCTAGTGAACGCAGTCGCGGCCGCCCTGGCTGATGCCCACCGCCTGGACTACCTGCACCGGGACATCAAGCCCGCCAACATCCTGCGCCTCGAAGGCCGTTGGGTACTCGGAGACTGGGGCATCGTGCGCCGCCCCCGCGGCCATACGACCAACCCCAAGCGCACCGGCACCAAGATCGGCACCGCTGAGTTCGGTGCCCCCGAACTGTCCGTCGACCCCCACAACGCGACACCCTCCAGCGACATCTTCAGCCTGGGAAAGGTCATCGGTTGGCTGCTGACGGGCACCGAGCCCGAGGCGAACGTGCCCCTCCTGCCGGCTCCGGGCCCCTGGCGCAGCGTCGTGAGGCAGTGCACGTACCGGGATCCGCTCCAGCGTCCGCAGACCATCGCCGAGTTCCTCGACCTGGTCGAGCGGGAGACCTCGCCTCACATCGACTTGCCGATCGCACGGGCCCAGCAACTCGTGCCAGCCGCCCAAGAGGGGGACACCAACGCCGCCGGCCAGCTGCTCGCGCTGGCTGCCGACCACAGCGACGACTACGAGCTCTACCTGGACGTCCTGCCGAACCTGGAGGTGGAGGGCGCCGCTCCGCTCCTCCTCGCCAACCCCGAGCAGGCCCTCACACTCGTGCATGCAATGACCGGGCACGTCCAGGGCGACGGCAACAGCCAGCCTCACTGGAATGAGTCCAAGAGGGCCATCGCGTGGCTTCGCGGCGTCGCCGTCTGCGCTGCCCGGGAAGAGCAATGGGAACTGCTGGAGGAAGCGGCCCGCGGTATGTGCACCTGGGACGCGGCGTCCAACGAGTGGGACCAGCATGACGCCATCCGGGACTGGCTGCGCCGACTGCGTGGGCAGGCTGCTCAGATCCTCGCCGCCGTGTTGCGCGATCACCCCGACAGTGCGGGGCACTTCGCCGATCTGATGCGGGAGCGTACCGTGGACATGGCCATCCGTAGCGCCATCAACTCCGCGACCAGTGGCTGA